AAAACGCTTTCACTGCTGTCATTGCTTTCATGATTTTCTCCTAAAGCTCAATTTACTGAGTTAAAGAGTAACAAGTGAAAGCTTTCAGAAAGCTGCCGCGAAGGTTACTAATGTGAAAGGTGGACGCTACCCCGCATTTACGCTTTCAAGCCAGATGGGATTTTTGTTAACACCAAAGGTTGGCAGACGCTGACGGAACAAAGATGCCCTCAAAAGCTTATTTGAACCGGTGGTCCCTCCCAATTCCTCGATACGCCGGTAGACCTGAGCAGGGCCTCCGCGTCGACCCCGGTTCTTGCCAGGCTTTCCAGATCCCACTCGAAGAAACTGCAAAAAACCAGGAAAACCTTGCTTGATACCGCTGAGGTCAATCTTACCGTCGAGTAATTCACGGGGAGCTTCATCCTGATGAGTTCAGAGACAGTCCACACCAAAGTTCTTAGACGAAAATGCCATACTGACTCCTGATGAATCTTGATCTGTTGATAAGTAAGAGGGAACCTCTGCTTGCGTAGATCCAGCTCATGAGGTAACGAACCTGGGAGCAGCGATTGCAAATTCCGAATGTTCACTCTCTTCGGATCTTTCGTAACTTTATACAGCTCATCTACGCCCGCTTCGATAAGGGCTGCATAGGCGTCGTCTCTTGAGTCGACGGACTTTTCGACCTTAACTGTAGCTTTTTTAGGGGCATGGAGTTTTGCCATTAACCATGCGTTATCATTTTCTAGAATCCATTGCGTAGGTTTGTACGCCTTCTTCCAGAGGTACTCGATATTGGCATCGGTACGTAGCGCTAAAAGCAACTCGATTTTTTGGCGATATCTAGTTTTTTGACTAAGACGCGATTCTTCGACTTTGGGCGCTCGCGGAGAAACAGCGGCACTCAGCAGAATAGACTCATTCTTCAGAGCCTCTTCAAAGCCATCTGCACTGGAAAACAAATGAAGAGCAATGATCAAATGCCGCGCGAGCGGCATATTTAGCTGACCTTTATCTGATTTGAGCCGGATCCATTGCTCATGCTTTCCGGTGTTGTAGGCTGGATCAATCTGCGCCAAAAGCTCATCGCCGTAAGCGCTTTGGATGCTGTCGAATAGTTTTGCGATACCCGCATTTTTTCCGAAAATGAATCCGCGTTTCTTGCATTGGCGGACGTAGCACGAACTTAATACCGTACTGCCTATCGGAGGGATATTGCGTTGCAGGATATCGTGTGCGAACAGAGCGACTTTCTGTTCCATCTTTGACCCCTTGTGTATTGCTGCGCTGTTTAACGGGCTCCAGCCGCATGCGCATGGCTCAGTCAGATTGGGAAGCAGCTTCAATTTACGGTAGAACGGGCGAGAGCACTCGGGGCAGGCATGGATCAATGCGTCGCCATGACGCCAACAGACGGCAACACCGGGTATCTGGTGAGATCGATGCCAGTAGGCAGAACCCCGCTCAATCAAATCTTCCTGAACGCAGGTAGGACAAAGCTTAGCCTTGCCATGGGTGGACTCTTCTCTGCGGGGCACCCGTACCACCCCGTCATAACCCAGTGGCCCTACGTCGTTCTCTGGCCCCTGCTTAACCCCAAGAAACGGTCGGTAAGCAGGAAAAGTAGTATTGCTTCTGATCAACTCTGCGAGATTGCTCTCCGATTGCCCCGGCAGCCTGTGCGCGAGCCTCTCGATCTGCTTGGGTACGATGCCACCGATGCAAAAGGGTTTCGATGCGAACAAATCGCGATAGGTTTCCGTCGCGGTTCTGTTACCTGACAGATAGTGATATCGGGTGACACGAGAGTAAAGCATTTCATCCGGCATCGAAACGGGGAAAAATAATAGATCAGACATCATTTACCGATTAAAGGTAGGGCTCGAAGAGAATGTGCATCCGGGGGCAGTATATATGCAACCCCTAAAATTCTGCATCCGGTCTGGATTTGAAATGACAAGCCGCTCAACTTTGAATCGTAGTGAATTCATCTAAATCCTGCCGCGCCCGTATTCCTCGAATACAAAACACGTATCGATAAACCCGCGTAGGTCAGCCCATGCCGGTTGCAAAACTATTTCCGTTGATCGCGGGTTAGTACGTTTACATGCTGATCGTGATGATCCAGCGTATGCCGGACCTATTCTGGAGGGGAATTTTTTCATTAACAGAAAAATAATGGGTTTATGGTGAATTGATTTAGAACTTTTTAGATGGAGGGGGAATGCCCAGCTGGATTACAGCATGGGTCGAATGCTCGCGACCCTGTAGAGCGAAGAACGTGATACAGCCTTGCCCTCTGAGAGCAATTGGCGTCTAGCCCATCGCAGACGCCTATCGTGAAAGCCTTCGATTGGTTCACATACTTTTTCGAGCATTGCTGCACACAGAGGAAGCTTGCAAAGCTGCTTTTCGAAGCGAGAAAGAACATGAAGCTCCCGACCTATCCTGGTACGCGAAATGCGGACAGGCTTACCCGCAAGAGCATAAAGCGCGTCGGCACACTGACGGACTTCGCCGGCCAGTCTCGCATCGAGGGCAGCGAACATTTCGGTGCTATTTAGACGAGGCGTACGATGGGGGCTTGGGTTTGCAGTTGACTCCGAAAGCCACTGCTTATCGTGGCGATACAGCCACGCATACCCCCTGCATGCATGTGCTTTGTAAAATCGATAATCAGCCTCGAAAGCCGCGCGTCTTGCGCATAGCTCAGTGTGAAATCGTGCCTCCCTCCAAGCATCTTGCCCGCCGGGTACATTTCTGATGTGACGATAGACATACGCTGATGAAACGCCTAGAACGGCAGCGATCTTTTTGGCATCAGCTCCTTCAAGAGCATGTTGCCACACAGCGGCTGACGAACAGTCCAGGCCTTCACCAGGCATCACCGGAGAAAGGCGCGCGTGAAGCCGAATGTGAGCTTTCGGATCACATGCCACCGCCTCTTTCACTGGGCATTGACCATGAAGCAAGCTCACCATTTCAACGCCCAGAGCACCGGCCAATAAAATGTATTTGAGCGGATGGTGAGAGGTTATAGGCGTACGAAGCAGCTTCGTGACCCATGAGGCGGGTGTACCTGCACGAACATCTCCGAGTATAGAAAACTCCCATTCTCGCGGGAGTGCAGCAAAAAAATCGGCCATGTGCTGCGCCAGCATGTGCAGGTGCAAGCGATGGTTATCAGAAGCAAGGTTGAGCTGCGTTGCCCTGTGTAAAAGCGTGAAGCGCACCGCCTCCGCCGACAAAGCAGTGACGTCAGACTCGAGGACCTGAAGTGAGCGCAACGCTATTTCGTGAAGCGGTGGCATGCACCGCAACGGGGTGTCGAGAAGTACTGTGTGTGCTTGCACATTCTC
This genomic window from Pseudomonas sp. Bout1 contains:
- a CDS encoding TnsD family Tn7-like transposition protein; this translates as MQLKLHFFPAAFPDETLHSVISRYARLCGVRNCQAAFAGLKSAAAFSQNVAFPSHLGDFVDALPSGTELSVAEVLMRHTLLPYYAPFLRMSQVEHARTLMTADGKGLMLKLGVNASRIGFASRVRLCPECIAQDQAQRGVAYWHRVHMLPGVLVCPHHGTSLRILDPRWSSRSSRQLNLPNDENVQAHTVLLDTPLRCMPPLHEIALRSLQVLESDVTALSAEAVRFTLLHRATQLNLASDNHRLHLHMLAQHMADFFAALPREWEFSILGDVRAGTPASWVTKLLRTPITSHHPLKYILLAGALGVEMVSLLHGQCPVKEAVACDPKAHIRLHARLSPVMPGEGLDCSSAAVWQHALEGADAKKIAAVLGVSSAYVYRHIRNVPGGQDAWREARFHTELCARRAAFEADYRFYKAHACRGYAWLYRHDKQWLSESTANPSPHRTPRLNSTEMFAALDARLAGEVRQCADALYALAGKPVRISRTRIGRELHVLSRFEKQLCKLPLCAAMLEKVCEPIEGFHDRRLRWARRQLLSEGKAVSRSSLYRVASIRPML
- a CDS encoding TniQ family protein — protein: MSDLLFFPVSMPDEMLYSRVTRYHYLSGNRTATETYRDLFASKPFCIGGIVPKQIERLAHRLPGQSESNLAELIRSNTTFPAYRPFLGVKQGPENDVGPLGYDGVVRVPRREESTHGKAKLCPTCVQEDLIERGSAYWHRSHQIPGVAVCWRHGDALIHACPECSRPFYRKLKLLPNLTEPCACGWSPLNSAAIHKGSKMEQKVALFAHDILQRNIPPIGSTVLSSCYVRQCKKRGFIFGKNAGIAKLFDSIQSAYGDELLAQIDPAYNTGKHEQWIRLKSDKGQLNMPLARHLIIALHLFSSADGFEEALKNESILLSAAVSPRAPKVEESRLSQKTRYRQKIELLLALRTDANIEYLWKKAYKPTQWILENDNAWLMAKLHAPKKATVKVEKSVDSRDDAYAALIEAGVDELYKVTKDPKRVNIRNLQSLLPGSLPHELDLRKQRFPLTYQQIKIHQESVWHFRLRTLVWTVSELIRMKLPVNYSTVRLTSAVSSKVFLVFCSFFEWDLESLARTGVDAEALLRSTGVSRNWEGPPVQISF